In a genomic window of Gossypium arboreum isolate Shixiya-1 chromosome 7, ASM2569848v2, whole genome shotgun sequence:
- the LOC108480216 gene encoding uncharacterized protein LOC108480216 — MSTRSTRVRGTRGHGRGHRGAQAESLASDTISNLDTSKTPVSPVIEIGSRSHDHAAGDDELSQAMLQILERVAGHNTRSGDRGLVTERLRSNGAELFRGVTGVAPNVAEYSMEATERIMDNLDFTAEQKLKRTVSLLRDEAYQGWLTVKDGTQPDQFTWDYFETTFQGKYVGASYIDARRLATEYERCVRFEDGLKDNLQVLIAPQREHDFSVLIEKVKIAEEGKRAEHQNREKGKNKRELEPSTTAMRHKKKARSDGLVRVGPLAIPSRVALCGHCGRLHLGECWRTTGACLRCGSTEHLVRDCPLRTDQM; from the exons ATGAGCACACGTAGTACTCGTGTACGAGGTACTAGAGGCCATGGTAGAGGCCATAGAGGGGCTCAAGCTGAGTCATTGGCATCTGATACTATTTCGAATTTGGATACTAGCAAGACGCCAGTATCACCTGTAATAGAGATTGGGTCTAGGTCTCATGATCATGCAGCTGGGGACGACgaactgtcccaagccatgctacagattttagagagggtcgctgggcacAATACTAGATCTGGAGATCGAGGGCTGGTTACGGAACGACTCCGGTCCAATGGGGCTGAGTTATTCAGGGGTGTCACTGGagtcgcccctaatgtggctgagtactcgATGGAAGCCACAGAGAGAATTATGGACAACCTGGATTTTACTGCTGAGCAAAAGCTTAAGAGAACTGTTTCTCTATTACGTGATGAGGCATACCAGGGGTGGCTCACGGTTAAGGATGGCACTCAGCCTGACCAATTTACTTGGGATTATTTTGAGACTACTTTCCAGGGTAAGTATGTGGGAGCCAGCTATATTGATGCTAGGAGGC TGGCGACCGAGTATGAGCGTTgtgtccgatttgaggatggtctcaagGATAATTTGCAAGTCttgatagctccgcagagggagcatgATTTCTCTGTTCTAATTGAGAAGGTGAAGATTGCCGAGGAGGGTAAGCGTGCTGAGCACCAGAATCGAGAGAAAGGAAAGAATAAGAGGGAATTGGAGCCTTCGACTACTGCGATGAGgcataagaaaaaggccagatctgatgggTTAGTGAGAGTGGGGCCTCTTGCTATACCTTCTAGGGTGGCGCTCTGTGGACATTGTGGTAGACTCCATCTGGGAGAGTGTTGGAGAACTACTGGGGCATGCTTGAGGTGTGGGTCGACTGAGCACCTTGTTCGAGATTGTCCATTGAGGACCGATCAGATGTAG